One genomic segment of Candidatus Eisenbacteria bacterium includes these proteins:
- a CDS encoding BON domain-containing protein: protein MNPSGNTQHRTGAFVSGVVVGVASMYFFDPDRGGRRRALARDKGARLVHASQDFLGKAGRDLRNRARGLTAGVRHRLHLGNGDPGVVAERVRAKMGRFVSHPHAIAVTTEQDELVLRGQILTDEMTPLLDAVSKIPGVQGVRNELEPHDQADVPALQGGLPPPGEPAEWQQRSWTPGLQLLTGAVAVGLLGTAMLRRNARRRGKAMPYRSSSGELAVWPTPVMTD, encoded by the coding sequence ATGAATCCGTCAGGAAACACCCAGCACCGGACCGGCGCTTTCGTTTCGGGCGTCGTGGTTGGAGTGGCGTCGATGTACTTCTTCGATCCCGATCGCGGCGGAAGGCGGCGCGCACTCGCGAGAGACAAGGGAGCGCGCCTGGTGCACGCCTCGCAGGACTTCCTCGGCAAGGCGGGCCGGGATCTGCGCAATCGCGCTCGGGGCTTGACGGCTGGAGTCCGCCACCGGCTGCACTTGGGGAACGGTGATCCGGGCGTGGTCGCCGAGCGCGTGCGCGCCAAGATGGGTCGTTTCGTCTCGCATCCTCACGCGATCGCCGTGACCACGGAGCAGGACGAACTCGTTCTGCGCGGCCAGATCCTCACGGATGAGATGACGCCGCTGCTCGATGCGGTCTCGAAGATTCCCGGAGTGCAAGGGGTGCGGAACGAGCTCGAGCCTCACGACCAGGCCGACGTGCCGGCGCTGCAAGGTGGCCTGCCGCCGCCCGGCGAGCCTGCCGAATGGCAACAGCGCAGCTGGACGCCCGGCCTCCAGCTGCTGACGGGTGCAGTCGCCGTCGGCCTGCTGGGCACGGCCATGCTGCGGCGCAATGCACGCCGGCGTGGGAAGGCCATGCCGTACCGATCCTCCAGTGGAGAGTTGGCGGTGTGGCCGACACCGGTCATGACGGATTGA